From the genome of Parafrankia irregularis, one region includes:
- the dop gene encoding depupylase/deamidase Dop, giving the protein MSVRRIMGIETEYGVSVPGQPNTNQMLASSLVVNSYANRAATGGSRARWDFEEESPLRDARGFELPREPAVDPSAPANEDDLGLANVILTNGARLYVDHAHPEFSTPEVTNPRDIVLWDKAGERVMAEAARRALAVPGTMPVHLYKNNTDNKGVSYGCHENYLMARSTPFGEIVRHLTPFFVSRQVVCGAGRVGIGADGREAGFQISQRADFFEVEVGLETTLKRPIINTRDEPHADPEKYRRLHVIIGDANMSEISTYLKVGTTSLVLAMIEEGWLEVDLSVDAPVATLRAISHDPSLRHLLTLRDGRRMTAVQLQMEYFEQARKFVEDRQGADVDAQTADVLSRWESVLARLEVDPMSCSRELDWVAKLSILEGYRSRDTLGWDSPRLQLVDLQYHDVRPEKGLYNRLVERGRFNLLLGEDEVTSAMTEPPEDTRAFFRGRCLAQYPQQVAAASWDSVIFDIGRESLQRVPTLEPLRGTKAHVGALLDRCRTASDLVDALSGN; this is encoded by the coding sequence GTGAGCGTGCGCCGGATCATGGGGATCGAGACCGAATACGGCGTGTCCGTGCCCGGTCAACCCAACACAAACCAGATGCTGGCCTCGTCGTTGGTGGTGAACTCGTACGCCAACAGAGCCGCGACCGGGGGCAGTCGTGCCAGGTGGGACTTCGAGGAGGAGTCCCCGCTGCGCGACGCCCGCGGCTTCGAGCTGCCCAGGGAGCCCGCGGTCGATCCGAGCGCACCCGCGAACGAGGATGACCTCGGGTTGGCGAACGTCATCCTGACGAACGGCGCCCGGCTGTACGTCGACCACGCCCACCCGGAGTTCTCGACGCCCGAGGTGACGAACCCACGCGACATCGTCCTGTGGGACAAGGCCGGCGAGCGGGTGATGGCCGAGGCGGCCCGCCGTGCCCTCGCGGTTCCCGGCACGATGCCGGTCCACCTGTACAAGAACAACACCGACAACAAGGGTGTCTCGTACGGCTGCCACGAGAACTACCTGATGGCCCGGTCCACCCCCTTCGGTGAGATCGTGCGGCATCTGACCCCGTTCTTCGTCTCCCGGCAGGTCGTCTGTGGCGCGGGCCGGGTGGGGATCGGCGCGGACGGGCGCGAGGCGGGCTTCCAGATCAGCCAGCGCGCGGACTTCTTCGAGGTCGAGGTCGGCCTGGAGACCACGCTCAAGCGCCCCATCATCAACACGCGCGACGAGCCGCACGCCGACCCCGAGAAGTACCGGCGCCTGCATGTGATCATCGGTGACGCCAACATGAGCGAGATCTCCACCTACCTCAAGGTGGGTACGACCTCGCTGGTGCTCGCCATGATCGAGGAGGGCTGGCTGGAGGTCGACCTGTCGGTGGACGCGCCGGTCGCGACCCTGCGGGCCATCTCCCACGACCCGTCGCTGCGGCACCTGCTGACGCTGCGCGACGGGCGGCGGATGACCGCGGTCCAGCTGCAGATGGAGTACTTCGAGCAGGCCCGCAAGTTCGTCGAGGACCGGCAGGGGGCGGACGTCGACGCCCAGACGGCCGATGTGCTCTCGCGCTGGGAGTCGGTGCTCGCTCGCCTGGAGGTCGACCCGATGTCCTGCTCACGGGAGCTGGACTGGGTGGCGAAGCTGTCGATCCTGGAGGGCTACCGCTCGCGCGACACGCTCGGCTGGGACTCGCCCCGGCTGCAGCTCGTCGACCTGCAGTACCACGACGTCCGGCCGGAGAAGGGCCTCTACAACCGCCTGGTGGAGCGTGGGCGCTTCAACCTGCTGCTCGGCGAGGATGAGGTCACCAGCGCGATGACGGAGCCTCCCGAGGACACCAGGGCGTTCTTCCGCGGCCGCTGCCTGGCGCAGTACCCGCAGCAGGTGGCTGCCGCGTCCTGGGATTCGGTCATCTTCGACATCGGCCGGGAATCGCTGCAGCGTGTGCCGACCCTGGAACCGCTGCGCGGCACCAAGGCCCATGTGGGCGCGTTGCTCGACCGTTGCCGTACCGCTTCCGACCTGGTGGACGCTCTGTCGGGGAACTGA
- a CDS encoding ubiquitin-like protein Pup, whose product MAQRDSGGGQQHTSRRTDESGEAQVEESAASDLKERHEKLSEDVDSLLDEIDDVLEENAEEFVKGYVQKGGQ is encoded by the coding sequence ATGGCCCAGAGGGACAGCGGTGGCGGGCAGCAGCACACCAGCCGCCGCACCGACGAGAGTGGCGAGGCCCAGGTCGAGGAATCCGCTGCCTCGGACCTCAAGGAAAGGCACGAGAAGCTCTCCGAGGACGTCGACTCCCTGCTCGACGAAATCGACGACGTTCTTGAGGAGAACGCCGAGGAGTTCGTGAAGGGATACGTCCAGAAGGGCGGCCAGTAG
- a CDS encoding pullulanase-associated domain-containing protein: MIETSADAGDPSGIPAREEREEQSARTRTVTFHYRRPNGRYDGWSLEVDVDGDRRVTGPDDTDEFGLFWKISVPYDAPELVYTLRSSSSSGTDSKRGRAPARSDPAEVHRQKLIFAQHGYEVWYFSGDTAGGEAVRYLPRIPPTSTSSRDAVESQITAVVSALDEIESQARSGQAAVARIATTVENQQKTITSIGESLDSLSSGIGAFLGRLIPPEEGGNADALALAAAADAGLDVVTQALDHERQKLLGAAHSLPREEEPLPGLASWPAGGRVSVPVVGVEPRPLSRRDALLGRLDFVRGVAAGMKARVTAVRERPGPHDPGRLEADILGDVQHLRNSMSQVVDEVVDAYEKSNEEVPGPVETLLVGLRPGGDVAVRVDELEREIESRGGKS; the protein is encoded by the coding sequence GTGATCGAGACCTCTGCGGATGCGGGCGATCCTTCCGGCATCCCTGCGCGGGAGGAGCGGGAGGAGCAGTCAGCGAGGACCAGGACGGTGACCTTTCACTACCGCCGGCCAAACGGGAGATACGACGGCTGGTCGTTGGAAGTCGACGTCGACGGCGACAGGCGAGTCACGGGGCCTGACGATACGGATGAATTCGGCCTGTTCTGGAAAATTTCCGTGCCGTACGACGCGCCCGAACTCGTCTATACCCTCAGGTCCTCGTCGAGCTCGGGGACGGACTCCAAGCGGGGCAGGGCGCCCGCCAGGTCCGACCCCGCGGAAGTTCACCGGCAAAAGCTGATCTTCGCCCAGCACGGGTACGAGGTCTGGTATTTCTCCGGCGACACGGCCGGCGGTGAGGCCGTGCGCTACCTGCCGCGCATCCCGCCGACATCCACGTCCTCACGTGACGCTGTCGAGAGCCAGATCACGGCTGTCGTCTCCGCGCTGGACGAGATCGAGTCCCAGGCCCGCAGCGGGCAGGCAGCGGTGGCGCGGATCGCGACGACCGTGGAGAACCAGCAGAAAACGATCACCAGCATCGGTGAAAGCCTGGACAGTCTGTCTTCGGGGATCGGAGCCTTCCTCGGACGTCTCATCCCGCCCGAGGAAGGCGGGAATGCCGACGCGCTGGCGCTGGCCGCCGCGGCCGATGCCGGGTTGGACGTGGTCACGCAGGCGTTGGACCACGAGCGCCAGAAGCTTCTCGGTGCCGCGCACAGCCTGCCGCGGGAGGAGGAGCCACTGCCTGGTCTCGCGTCGTGGCCGGCAGGTGGCCGGGTGTCGGTGCCTGTCGTTGGCGTCGAGCCGCGGCCGCTGTCGCGCCGCGATGCGCTGCTGGGGCGCCTCGATTTCGTCCGCGGTGTCGCGGCCGGCATGAAGGCCAGGGTCACCGCGGTACGGGAGCGACCCGGGCCGCACGATCCGGGCCGCTTGGAGGCGGACATCCTCGGCGACGTCCAGCACCTCAGGAACAGCATGAGTCAGGTCGTCGACGAGGTGGTCGACGCGTATGAGAAATCGAACGAAGAGGTGCCGGGGCCGGTGGAGACCCTGCTCGTCGGCCTGCGGCCGGGCGGCGATGTCGCGGTACGGGTGGATGAGCTGGAGCGGGAGATCGAGAGCAGAGGCGGAAAGTCGTGA
- a CDS encoding helix-turn-helix domain-containing protein, with amino-acid sequence MPGSPFGDRTTNQVPHQRSRTPVETALRRLLAAVDESGCTDQSTLLLDITIEGRRYLLTRTPRSPFPENAEILSPREQEIAQMVARGYTNKEIARTLQISTWTVSTHLRRTFAKLSVSTRAAMVAQLFDTSPAPAPTTRPMGTVVLGSSAPGFTPDSFRQP; translated from the coding sequence ATGCCCGGATCGCCTTTCGGCGACCGCACCACGAACCAGGTTCCTCACCAACGAAGTCGCACACCTGTCGAGACGGCACTCCGGCGGCTCCTCGCCGCAGTCGACGAGTCCGGGTGCACGGACCAGAGCACCCTGTTGCTCGACATCACCATCGAAGGCCGCCGCTACCTGCTTACCCGCACACCCAGGAGTCCATTTCCAGAAAACGCGGAGATACTCAGCCCCCGCGAGCAGGAAATCGCGCAGATGGTAGCCAGGGGTTACACAAACAAAGAGATAGCACGCACGTTACAAATCAGCACCTGGACAGTCTCCACTCACCTGCGCAGAACATTCGCCAAGCTGTCCGTCTCGACCCGCGCCGCTATGGTGGCCCAGCTTTTCGACACGTCCCCCGCGCCGGCGCCGACCACCAGGCCCATGGGGACGGTGGTCCTCGGGTCGTCAGCCCCGGGCTTCACACCCGACAGTTTCCGGCAGCCCTGA
- the arc gene encoding proteasome ATPase, whose amino-acid sequence MSGPRSGSGSGGSTGRPGDADSQRSVSEKEVHELTTQVTFLEEEVAMLRRRLSESPRQVRVLEERLAQIQAELQTATGQNDRLVATLREARDQIISLKEEVDRLAQPPSGYGVFVHGYDDGTVDVFTQGRKLRVTVSPNVDVKLLQPGQEVMLNEALNVVEIRAFERQGEIVLLKEVLESGDRALVIGHTDEERVVMLAQPLLDGPIRAGDSLLIEPRSGFAFERIPKSEVEELVLEEVPDIGYEQIGGLKGQIESIRDAVELPFLYKDLFLEHQLKPPKGVLLYGPPGCGKTLIAKAVANSLAKKVEAQTGQGSGRAFFLNIKGPELLNKYVGETERQIRLVFQRAREKASEGMPVIVFFDEMDSIFRTRGSGVSSDVENTIVPQLLSEIDGVEQLENVIVIGASNREDMIDPAILRPGRLDVKIKVERPDAEAAKDIFAKYVLPELPLHADDLAEHGGNREATCQGMIQRVVERMYAESEENRFLEVTYANGDKEVLYFKDFNSGAMIENIVARAKKMAVKDLIESNVRGLRMQHLLSACLDEFKENEDLPNTTNPDDWARISGKKGERIVYIRTLVTGTKGTEAGRSIDTVANTGQYL is encoded by the coding sequence GTGTCCGGTCCCCGTTCGGGCTCTGGCTCCGGTGGGAGCACGGGTCGTCCTGGTGACGCCGATTCGCAACGGTCGGTGTCCGAGAAGGAAGTACACGAACTCACGACTCAGGTCACCTTCCTGGAGGAAGAAGTGGCCATGCTGCGGCGAAGGCTGTCTGAATCGCCTCGACAGGTACGTGTCCTGGAGGAGCGGCTTGCCCAGATACAGGCGGAGCTACAGACCGCCACCGGGCAGAACGACAGGCTTGTCGCGACCCTTCGGGAGGCACGTGACCAGATCATCTCGCTGAAGGAGGAGGTCGACCGGCTCGCGCAACCGCCGAGCGGGTACGGCGTCTTCGTCCATGGATACGACGACGGCACGGTCGACGTGTTCACGCAGGGCCGAAAGCTCCGCGTGACGGTGTCGCCGAACGTCGACGTGAAACTCCTGCAGCCCGGTCAGGAGGTCATGCTCAACGAGGCGCTCAACGTCGTGGAGATCCGCGCGTTCGAGCGGCAGGGCGAGATCGTCCTGCTCAAGGAGGTCCTCGAGAGCGGTGACCGGGCTCTGGTGATCGGCCATACCGACGAGGAACGGGTCGTCATGCTGGCCCAGCCCCTCCTGGACGGGCCGATCCGAGCGGGCGACTCGCTCCTCATCGAGCCCCGGTCGGGATTCGCCTTCGAGCGGATCCCGAAGTCCGAGGTCGAGGAGCTCGTCCTGGAAGAGGTGCCCGACATCGGGTACGAGCAGATCGGTGGGCTCAAGGGTCAGATCGAGTCGATCCGCGACGCCGTCGAGCTGCCGTTCCTCTACAAGGACCTGTTCCTGGAGCATCAGCTCAAGCCGCCGAAGGGTGTGCTGCTCTACGGCCCGCCCGGCTGCGGCAAGACGCTGATCGCCAAGGCGGTGGCGAACTCCCTGGCCAAGAAGGTCGAGGCACAGACAGGCCAGGGTTCCGGCCGGGCCTTCTTCCTCAACATCAAGGGTCCGGAGCTGCTCAACAAGTACGTCGGTGAGACCGAGCGGCAGATCCGGCTGGTGTTCCAGCGGGCGCGTGAGAAGGCGTCCGAGGGCATGCCGGTGATCGTGTTCTTCGACGAGATGGACTCGATCTTCCGGACCCGTGGCTCGGGTGTCTCCTCGGACGTGGAGAACACGATCGTTCCGCAGCTGCTCAGCGAGATCGACGGCGTCGAGCAGCTGGAGAACGTGATCGTGATCGGCGCGTCCAACCGGGAGGACATGATCGACCCGGCGATCCTGCGGCCGGGCCGGCTGGACGTGAAGATCAAGGTGGAGCGCCCCGACGCCGAGGCGGCCAAGGACATCTTCGCCAAGTACGTCCTGCCCGAGCTCCCGCTGCACGCCGACGATCTCGCCGAGCACGGAGGCAATCGCGAGGCGACCTGCCAGGGCATGATCCAGCGGGTCGTCGAGCGGATGTACGCCGAGAGCGAGGAGAACCGGTTCCTCGAGGTCACCTACGCCAACGGTGACAAGGAGGTCCTGTACTTCAAGGACTTCAACTCGGGTGCCATGATCGAGAACATCGTCGCTCGGGCGAAGAAGATGGCGGTGAAGGACCTCATCGAGAGCAACGTCCGGGGCCTGCGCATGCAGCACCTGCTGTCGGCGTGCCTGGACGAGTTCAAGGAGAACGAGGACCTGCCCAACACCACGAACCCGGACGACTGGGCCCGGATCTCCGGCAAGAAGGGCGAGCGGATCGTCTACATCCGCACGCTCGTCACCGGGACGAAGGGCACCGAGGCCGGGCGCTCCATCGACACCGTGGCGAACACCGGCCAGTACCTGTAG
- the prcA gene encoding proteasome subunit alpha — protein sequence MTMPFGYASPEQQVRDKSEYARKGIARGRSVVVLTYVDGILFVAENPSSTLHKISEIYDRIGFAAVGKYNEFENLRTAGIRIMDTRGYMYDRRDVTSRALANAYAQTLGAIFTESIKPYEVEIVVAEVGETAAADQIYRLTYDGSIADERGFIAIGGQSEQVMTSLREHHTEGQPLATALRVAVSALTAGAPPGTAQNGERTLTAANLEVAMLDRTRSRRLFKRIAGSQLESLLAESAPSSS from the coding sequence GTGACCATGCCGTTCGGTTACGCGAGTCCCGAACAGCAGGTCCGGGACAAGTCCGAGTACGCGCGCAAGGGCATCGCCCGCGGCCGGAGCGTGGTCGTCCTGACCTATGTGGACGGGATCCTCTTCGTCGCGGAGAACCCGTCCTCGACCCTGCACAAGATCAGCGAGATCTACGACCGCATCGGTTTCGCCGCGGTCGGCAAGTACAACGAGTTCGAGAACCTCCGCACCGCGGGTATCCGGATCATGGACACGCGGGGCTACATGTACGACCGCCGCGACGTCACCAGCCGGGCACTCGCGAACGCCTACGCGCAGACGCTGGGCGCGATCTTCACCGAGAGCATCAAGCCCTACGAGGTCGAGATCGTCGTCGCCGAGGTGGGGGAGACCGCCGCGGCGGACCAGATCTACCGGCTGACCTACGACGGCTCGATCGCGGACGAGCGTGGCTTCATCGCGATCGGTGGGCAGTCCGAGCAGGTGATGACCTCGCTGCGCGAGCACCACACCGAGGGCCAGCCGCTCGCCACTGCGCTGAGGGTCGCCGTGTCCGCGCTGACTGCCGGTGCCCCTCCGGGAACGGCACAGAACGGCGAGCGCACCCTGACGGCCGCCAACCTCGAGGTCGCGATGCTCGACCGCACCCGCAGCCGGCGACTGTTCAAGCGGATCGCCGGCAGCCAGCTCGAAAGCCTCCTGGCGGAGTCCGCACCCTCCTCGTCCTGA
- a CDS encoding ferredoxin, producing the protein MVTEDRSSVATPVNPGDSPDLSPDLRVRIDQDSCTGDGLCVQYAPSVFEFDIDGLAYVKNADGELQSEPGTHVVVPLPLLTEVRDAAEQCPGFCIYLEHADGTLEAGGPQEEPAEQARADAG; encoded by the coding sequence ATGGTGACAGAAGATCGGAGCTCTGTGGCAACACCAGTGAACCCGGGCGATTCGCCCGACCTCTCGCCCGACCTCCGGGTCCGCATCGACCAGGACTCCTGCACCGGCGACGGTCTGTGCGTCCAGTATGCACCCTCCGTGTTCGAGTTCGACATCGACGGCCTCGCCTACGTGAAGAACGCCGACGGCGAGCTGCAGAGCGAGCCCGGCACCCACGTGGTCGTGCCGCTGCCGCTGCTCACCGAGGTCCGTGACGCCGCCGAGCAGTGCCCTGGCTTCTGCATCTACCTCGAACACGCGGACGGCACCCTGGAGGCCGGCGGCCCACAGGAGGAGCCGGCGGAGCAGGCCCGTGCGGACGCCGGATGA
- a CDS encoding site-2 protease family protein, whose product MEGQPGPGQRRASGATEPPERRPAERPQGLRVGAVHGVPIFVSPMALVFAALVASLLVGTIGNRLPSATDEHVLALSVIVSVGFVLSLLAHEIGHALTAQGFGLRVRSVTIHGFAGFTEFEPEPPSAGREFLIAFVGPAVNGVLAGLCWLGLLAVPDDGSIGTVLFYLGFTNLTLFVFNLAPGLPLDGGRVVVAAVWAIGHDRLRGQRAGAYGGFVVAGALVVWGTLTSSDGFGAFYAYLLAGFLGFGAYQSLRLTKVRERLPGLSAGRLARRTLPVEGAVPLGEALRRAQEVGATAVAVIDRGGMPVKIMNGLSVDAMPQHRRPWTTVDEVSRTIGPGMTLQAELEGEALLSAVQRVPAPEYLVVQHGRPVGVLAMVDLVARIDPAAAARMVSSR is encoded by the coding sequence ATGGAGGGTCAGCCCGGTCCGGGGCAGCGCAGAGCATCGGGGGCGACCGAGCCGCCCGAGCGGCGCCCGGCCGAGCGTCCGCAGGGGCTGCGGGTCGGCGCGGTGCACGGCGTCCCGATCTTCGTGTCGCCGATGGCACTGGTCTTCGCGGCACTGGTCGCCTCGCTGCTGGTCGGCACGATCGGGAACCGGCTGCCGTCCGCGACCGACGAGCACGTGCTCGCGCTGTCCGTCATCGTGTCCGTGGGTTTCGTCCTGTCGCTGCTCGCGCACGAGATCGGGCATGCGCTGACCGCGCAGGGCTTCGGGCTGAGGGTCCGGTCGGTGACGATTCACGGGTTCGCGGGCTTCACCGAGTTCGAGCCCGAGCCACCGTCGGCTGGTCGCGAGTTCCTGATCGCCTTCGTCGGCCCGGCCGTCAACGGCGTCCTCGCCGGCCTCTGCTGGCTGGGGCTGCTGGCCGTCCCGGACGACGGAAGCATCGGAACGGTGCTGTTCTACCTGGGCTTCACGAACCTGACGCTGTTCGTGTTCAACCTGGCACCCGGCCTCCCGCTCGACGGCGGTCGCGTGGTGGTCGCCGCGGTGTGGGCGATCGGGCACGACAGGCTGCGCGGCCAGCGGGCCGGGGCCTACGGTGGCTTCGTCGTCGCCGGGGCGCTGGTGGTGTGGGGCACGCTGACCAGCTCGGACGGGTTCGGCGCCTTCTACGCGTACCTCCTGGCCGGTTTCCTGGGCTTCGGGGCCTACCAGTCGCTGCGGCTCACGAAGGTGCGGGAGCGGCTTCCGGGCCTGTCCGCGGGGCGGCTGGCCCGGCGCACGCTGCCCGTAGAGGGCGCGGTACCGCTCGGCGAGGCGCTTCGGCGGGCGCAGGAGGTCGGCGCGACGGCCGTCGCCGTCATCGACCGGGGCGGCATGCCGGTCAAGATCATGAATGGTCTGTCGGTGGATGCGATGCCGCAGCACCGCCGGCCGTGGACGACCGTCGACGAGGTGAGCCGGACCATCGGCCCGGGGATGACCCTGCAGGCCGAGCTCGAGGGCGAGGCGCTGCTGTCCGCGGTGCAGCGCGTTCCCGCTCCGGAGTACCTCGTCGTCCAGCACGGCCGGCCGGTCGGTGTGCTGGCGATGGTCGACCTCGTGGCCAGGATCGACCCCGCGGCCGCGGCCCGTATGGTCTCTTCTCGGTGA
- the rsgA gene encoding ribosome small subunit-dependent GTPase A, whose product MSRYGWTEEDETAFAARRQAGQSPARVVRRDRSRCSLISEHGPCEAEIGRDVAVDPLLSACTGDWVALGAPDPRRPATNDPASTTVILEVLPRHSVLVRATVSGRSTGQALAANIDLVLVVAALTEPPRMARLERLLALAWESGARPLIVLTKADLAAAGTAAHAAWLPAAAAAAPGVDVLTVSATAGLGMDELRGELAGPGPAGRSAVLVGPSGVGKSTLVNALVGTDLLAVGPVRASDRKGRHTTVRRELIALPAGGVLIDTPGIRGVGLWGAGDGIDSTFAEITELASGCRFTDCEHSSEPGCAVLAAVEDGSLPSRRLASYRKLQRESTWIQARHDARLAAEERARWKSTHKEMRRLYADRERQGRYR is encoded by the coding sequence CTGAGCCGCTACGGCTGGACCGAGGAGGACGAAACCGCGTTCGCGGCCCGTCGCCAGGCGGGTCAGTCACCGGCCCGGGTCGTCCGGCGCGACCGGAGCAGATGCAGCCTGATCAGTGAGCACGGGCCGTGCGAGGCCGAGATCGGCCGGGACGTCGCGGTCGATCCGCTCCTGTCCGCGTGCACCGGCGACTGGGTTGCCCTGGGCGCACCCGACCCGCGGCGACCGGCGACGAATGACCCGGCCAGCACCACAGTGATCCTCGAGGTACTTCCCCGACACAGCGTGCTGGTCCGCGCCACCGTCAGCGGGCGCTCCACCGGCCAGGCTCTCGCCGCGAACATCGATCTGGTGCTGGTCGTCGCGGCGCTCACCGAGCCACCACGAATGGCCCGGCTGGAACGGCTGCTCGCACTGGCCTGGGAGAGTGGTGCCAGACCACTGATCGTCCTGACGAAGGCCGACCTGGCTGCCGCCGGAACGGCCGCCCACGCGGCATGGCTGCCTGCTGCGGCGGCAGCAGCACCCGGCGTCGACGTCCTCACCGTGAGCGCCACGGCCGGACTCGGCATGGACGAACTGCGCGGCGAGCTGGCCGGGCCCGGCCCAGCCGGTCGCTCCGCCGTGCTCGTCGGACCTTCCGGCGTGGGGAAGTCCACCCTCGTCAACGCCCTCGTCGGCACGGACCTGCTCGCCGTCGGGCCCGTACGGGCCAGTGACCGGAAGGGCCGGCACACCACCGTCCGCCGGGAGCTGATCGCCCTGCCCGCCGGCGGAGTGCTGATCGATACTCCCGGCATCCGCGGTGTCGGGCTCTGGGGGGCCGGTGATGGCATCGACTCGACCTTCGCCGAGATCACCGAGCTTGCGTCCGGCTGCCGGTTCACCGACTGCGAGCACAGCTCCGAACCCGGATGCGCGGTGCTCGCCGCGGTCGAAGACGGCTCCCTGCCCAGTCGAAGGCTGGCGAGCTACCGAAAGCTCCAGCGGGAAAGCACCTGGATCCAGGCCCGTCACGACGCCCGGCTCGCCGCCGAGGAACGGGCGCGGTGGAAGAGCACCCACAAGGAGATGCGTCGGCTGTACGCCGACCGTGAACGTCAGGGCCGGTATCGATGA
- the prcB gene encoding proteasome subunit beta: MPDPSGVGRLPAVFMTPGTSSFTDFLSVAAPELLPGARGPLPAPVTDAAHGTTIVAVTFPGGVIMAGDRRATQGHMIAQRDVEKVHHADEFSCVGYAGTAGVGAELIRLFQVELEHYEKIEGSTLSLDAKANRLAFMVKGNLPMAMQGLAVIPLFAGFDTETGQGRIFSYDVAAAKSEERTYESIGSGSVFARGSLKKRFRPDLSADDAVRISIEALYDAADDDSATGGPDLIRKLYPIVASVTADGYRRLTDDEVGPVVESLIDARAQNPGG, translated from the coding sequence GTGCCTGATCCATCGGGAGTCGGGCGTCTACCGGCTGTGTTCATGACGCCGGGAACGTCGTCGTTCACCGATTTCCTGTCCGTTGCGGCGCCGGAACTGCTTCCGGGCGCCCGCGGCCCGTTGCCCGCTCCGGTGACCGACGCGGCTCACGGCACCACCATCGTGGCCGTGACCTTTCCCGGTGGTGTGATCATGGCCGGCGACCGCCGTGCCACACAGGGGCACATGATCGCCCAGCGGGATGTCGAGAAGGTTCACCACGCGGACGAGTTCTCCTGCGTGGGGTATGCCGGCACCGCCGGCGTGGGCGCCGAGCTGATCCGCCTGTTCCAGGTGGAGCTGGAGCACTACGAGAAGATCGAGGGCTCCACGCTGAGCCTGGACGCGAAGGCGAACCGGCTCGCGTTCATGGTCAAGGGCAACCTTCCCATGGCGATGCAGGGCCTCGCGGTCATCCCGCTGTTCGCCGGCTTCGACACCGAGACCGGCCAGGGGCGGATCTTCTCCTACGACGTCGCCGCGGCGAAGTCCGAGGAGCGCACCTACGAGTCGATCGGGTCGGGTTCGGTCTTCGCCCGCGGCTCGCTCAAGAAGCGCTTCCGCCCGGACCTCAGCGCCGACGACGCGGTCCGCATCAGCATCGAGGCTCTCTACGACGCCGCCGACGACGACTCGGCGACCGGTGGGCCCGACCTGATCCGCAAGCTGTACCCGATCGTCGCCTCGGTGACCGCCGACGGCTACCGCCGCCTCACCGATGACGAGGTCGGCCCGGTGGTCGAGTCGCTCATCGACGCCCGCGCGCAGAACCCAGGAGGCTGA
- a CDS encoding tRNA (adenine-N1)-methyltransferase gives MSGEIPPDLGEIAAGRAPTGAAHRRGVFTKGDRVQLTDPKGRRHTVVLEPGKQFHTHRGAIPHDDLLGQPEGIVVHSTGGTDYLALRPLLADFVLSMPRGATVVYPKDAAAIVMYADVFPGARVLEAGAGSGALSCALLRAVGDAGRLVSYERRADFAEVARKNVEAFFGGPHPAHTLHVGDLGETSEKGMDRVILDMLAPWEVVGVAAAALIPGGVLCAYVATTTQLSRTVETLREHGGFAEPAAWETMMRDWHVEGLAVRPGHRMVGHTGFLVTARKLADGVTAPPRRRRPAKGSYPAGQLDQGNPSGLADPSSLVDPSSLPGPTGAAVPPGLAVPSGEPDRAVGLDQPDEVGQADHSDEAGQPDGTQSQA, from the coding sequence GTGAGCGGGGAGATCCCGCCCGACCTGGGAGAGATCGCGGCCGGTCGAGCCCCGACCGGTGCCGCGCATCGCCGCGGGGTCTTCACCAAGGGCGACCGTGTCCAGCTCACCGACCCGAAGGGCCGGCGGCACACGGTCGTGCTGGAGCCCGGCAAGCAGTTCCACACCCATCGCGGCGCGATCCCGCACGACGACCTCCTCGGGCAGCCGGAGGGCATCGTGGTGCACAGCACCGGTGGAACCGACTACCTCGCGCTGCGGCCGCTGCTGGCCGACTTCGTCCTGTCGATGCCGCGCGGCGCGACCGTCGTGTACCCGAAGGACGCGGCGGCGATCGTCATGTACGCGGACGTGTTCCCGGGGGCGCGGGTCCTCGAGGCGGGTGCCGGGTCGGGGGCGCTGTCGTGCGCCCTGTTGCGCGCGGTGGGCGACGCGGGTCGTCTGGTCTCCTACGAGCGCCGGGCCGACTTCGCGGAGGTGGCACGCAAGAACGTGGAGGCGTTCTTCGGCGGACCACATCCAGCGCACACGCTGCACGTCGGCGATCTGGGCGAGACGTCCGAAAAGGGTATGGACAGGGTGATTCTGGACATGCTCGCCCCCTGGGAGGTCGTGGGTGTCGCGGCCGCCGCGCTCATCCCCGGCGGGGTGCTGTGCGCCTACGTCGCGACGACCACCCAGCTCTCCCGCACGGTCGAGACGCTGCGGGAGCACGGTGGCTTCGCCGAGCCGGCGGCCTGGGAGACGATGATGCGCGACTGGCACGTCGAGGGGCTGGCGGTGCGGCCGGGCCACCGCATGGTCGGCCACACCGGTTTCCTGGTGACGGCCCGGAAGCTGGCGGACGGCGTCACCGCCCCGCCACGGCGTCGCCGGCCCGCCAAGGGCTCCTACCCGGCCGGGCAGCTGGACCAGGGCAACCCGTCAGGTCTGGCGGACCCCTCGAGCCTGGTGGATCCTTCGAGCCTCCCGGGCCCCACGGGCGCCGCGGTGCCTCCCGGGCTGGCGGTGCCCTCGGGCGAGCCGGATCGGGCGGTCGGGCTGGATCAGCCGGACGAGGTGGGCCAGGCGGACCATTCGGACGAGGCGGGCCAGCCGGACGGGACGCAGTCGCAGGCGTAG